GCAGGCGTGAACGAAGCAGGTGGATTTGAAGCCGGGCTGTACGTGTCCCGGATATGTATGGCTGATCTTGCGGATATTACGTTCAGCAGTTTTGACCTCGGTAAGCTGGTTGTGCCAGCGATCGAGCTTACCACTGACCATCCGGTCATTGCGTGCATGGCCTCACAATTCGCCGGGTGGCGGATCAAAGTGGGTAAATTCTTCGGCATGGGCTCGGGACCCGCACGCGCGCTCTCGCTCAATCCGAAGGAGCTGTACGAGAAGATTGACTATAAAGATGAAGCGGATGAGGCGGTGCTCGTCCTGGAGAGCAATAAGATGCCGGACGACGAGGTGACCGCGGAGATCGCGAAAGCATGTAAGATAGAGCCGGAGGATCTGTACATCGTGATGGTGCCCACAGCCTCTATCGCGGGTGCCGTGCAGATCTCGGCACGCGGCATTGAGACTGGCGTCCACCGGCTCGAAGTGCTCGGCATGGATATCAACACCATCAAGCATGCCCACGGGCTCATCCCTATCTCGCCAATCGTCGGCGACGACCTGAAATGCATGGGCGCGACGAACGACTGTATCATGTACTGTGGCCGGATGG
This genomic stretch from Methanomicrobia archaeon harbors:
- the mch gene encoding methenyltetrahydromethanopterin cyclohydrolase; the encoded protein is MISVNEYGLDVFEEMMDYADELQVGIEELENGTTLIDAGVNEAGGFEAGLYVSRICMADLADITFSSFDLGKLVVPAIELTTDHPVIACMASQFAGWRIKVGKFFGMGSGPARALSLNPKELYEKIDYKDEADEAVLVLESNKMPDDEVTAEIAKACKIEPEDLYIVMVPTASIAGAVQISARGIETGVHRLEVLGMDINTIKHAHGLIPISPIVGDDLKCMGATNDCIMYCGRMGYTVEYENVDELKGYVKQVPSLNSKDYGQPFYVTFKNAGFDFYKIDPASFAPAEVTVNEMKSGKTFTSGKINPEVLLQSFGIESV